A stretch of DNA from Streptococcus hyointestinalis:
TCAACGTGGTTTGTTCACAACCTTCTTAGCTGGAGTCACTTTACGGTAAACGTAAGTTACTTCAGTTGTCTTACCACCTACAACAGTACCAGTTTCTGAACCAT
This window harbors:
- a CDS encoding MucBP domain-containing protein, which translates into the protein MHLLVNHTIQLITKPNTITTEDGTTYELVRVDGSETGTVVGGKTTEVTYVYRKVTPAKKVVNKPR